The Planctomycetota bacterium genome has a window encoding:
- a CDS encoding L-rhamnose mutarotase — protein MKRFGWVAKVRPEQYEAYKRLHADVWPDVLKMIKACNLRNYSIFHKDGYLFTYVEYTGKDFEADAARMADDETTQKWWSVVVPMLEAVDQETVAAGVWADMEKIFHLD, from the coding sequence ATGAAGCGATTCGGATGGGTCGCAAAAGTCAGACCGGAGCAGTATGAGGCGTACAAGCGCCTGCACGCGGACGTCTGGCCGGACGTGCTGAAGATGATCAAAGCGTGCAACCTGCGGAATTACTCCATCTTCCACAAGGACGGCTACCTGTTCACGTATGTGGAATACACGGGCAAGGACTTCGAGGCGGACGCCGCGAGGATGGCCGACGACGAGACCACGCAGAAGTGGTGGTCGGTGGTCGTTCCGATGCTGGAAGCGGTGGACCAGGAGACGGTTGCCGCGGGCGTCTGGGCGGACATGGAGAAAATTTTCCACCTGGACTGA